In Populus trichocarpa isolate Nisqually-1 chromosome 7, P.trichocarpa_v4.1, whole genome shotgun sequence, the following proteins share a genomic window:
- the LOC127905564 gene encoding ATP synthase protein MI25-like: MDPLKYFTFSMIIFILGIWGILLNRRNIPIMLMPIELMLLAVNLNFLVFSVSLDDMMGQLFALLVPTVAAAESAIGLAIFVITFRVRGTIAVEFINSIQGPFSLGELISTSMQARKMLFAAILFICALSSKKILIYNEEMIVACCFIGFIIFSRKSLGKTFKVTLDGRIQAIQEELLQFLNPNEVVLLESNEQQRLLRISLRICGTVVESLSMARCTPKCEKTVQALLCRNLNLKLATLLNATSSRRIRLQDDLVTKFHVLVSAAFSPSCLLKAKKVELIREGLVVLRKVRVGGSLKNKEDE; encoded by the exons ATGGATCCTCTTAAATATTTCACATTTTCTATGATCATCTTTATTTTAGGTATTTGGGGAATCCTCCTTAATAGACGAAATATTCCTATTATGTTAATGCCAATTGAATTAATGTTATTAGCTGTGAATTTGAACTTTTTGGtcttttctgtttctttggATGATATGATGGGTCAATTATTTGCTTTATTGGTTCCAACGGTGGCAGCTGCGGAATCCGCTATTGGGTTAGCCATTTTCGTTATTACTTTCCGAGTCCGAGGGACTATTGCTGTAGAATTTATTAATAGCATTCAAG GGCCTTTCTCGCTGGGCGA ATTGATTTCCACGAGTATGCAGGCTAGAAAGATGTTATTTGCTGCTATTCTATTTATTTGTGCATTAAGTTCAAAGAAGATCTTAATCTATAATGAAGAAATGATAGTAGCTTGTTGTTTTATAGGCTTTATCATATTCAGTCGGAAGAGTTTAGGTAAGACTTTCAAAGTGACTCTCGACGGGAGAATTCAGGCTATTCAGGAAGAATTGCTGCAATTCCTCAATCCTAACGAAGTAGTTCTTCTGGAATCCAATGAACAACAACGATTACTTAGGATCAGCTTAAGAATTTGTGGCACCGTAGTAGAATCATTATCAATGGCACGCTGTACGCCTAAGTGCGAAAAGACAGTGCAAGCTTTGTTATGCCGAAACCTAAATCTTAAGTTAGCAACACTTCTAAATGCCACTTCTTCCCGTCGCATCCGTCTTCAGGACGATCTAGTCACAAAGTTTCACGTCTTAGTGAGTGCAGCATTTTCCCCCTCCTGCTTGTTGAAAGCTAAAAAAGTAGAACTCATTCGAGAGGGCTTGGTGGTCTTAAGAAAGGTTCGGGTGGGGGGTTCTCTTAAGAATAAAGAGGATGAATAG